In Dermacentor variabilis isolate Ectoservices chromosome 11, ASM5094787v1, whole genome shotgun sequence, one genomic interval encodes:
- the LOC142563336 gene encoding telomerase reverse transcriptase-like yields the protein MQVDKNACQDSTEKSATTAYVPVPRSDTCKVPKVFTLLYGDRASTLTDALGRLGLSRVQVDACALLHDLTDLFVVVPRGFPIEASDELSKLSGESVASYDNFRRAFTSFIQRKCRGDVFSFSWYRHGCFGSILFERAAFRELFAVLGPHCTAALLLGYYIFERADKDTFVQWIGPPASGVKVNTLPSTERSDAAAPSSAQRVENQTLQLRGQAPTSGGGTVGLGTTKDGDGQCSNGVNPVSSTSSATDHHAAENETGGRKRPAGVSFSRLRALKAKRARRHEPKAVARSQAREDAYRFHAWTMLYVSDRRRVESRFMLGSPSNLDSAKKLADKVFATWPDCPVEVRHHACLLRALRQLLKNHRSCRYGRLLTEHCPLQNGGDASEDKGNDDVDDGDLLLLASLSDLVKDHVPVSAVSGFTHAALRKLIPVELFGSKTNSRKVISRAASVARMKKGEVLNTAAFAAELRADQVPWLQRMASTKGNKKLPWLRAMVTWCTKLAAAIVSVCFYVTDSRKGKRQLLFYRRRVWNAIIQVWASGEDILQHADASSGPPRMKGVGRLLPKDEAGGVRLLVTAPVANTLEVRFRTLKVFLDSLKVNGGADNLYHRWKSFVAEWKGRDKPKVFFVKADIENCFHSVDHGVALEVVGRAFERTEREARVVACTVVTLNAYGRVVKRWRQLFANDVTTMTYDRENSSPPRRRFATKAKILVAKTCLLPNTKELKQLLRDYLTKFHFRLHGKTYSLRKGVLQGGHLSADLADVYITAMQRRHLQEFGGASGDLLVRATDDFLYVTSDEERARRFRDTFSRGFPDFGLFSNASKVQTNIEDAVDDDEYDVRTPAPIRQRADFCGYVFDMTTLEVFREPMSSFPVEWVVEKPERRAGEALKKYLQPWHLPVSPLAMDPMINSRECVIAGVLDSFVALANRFFWSVNAMRYVDEGYVTEVVLGILDNFLVRALRWASGEGIELSLRDEELRYLFLLVFARKADRKASSVGKRLAEVVLRVGKKLAPICDVEHLTACVELALS from the exons GAGTGACACTTGCAAGGTTCCCAAGGTCTTCACGTTGCTGTACGGCGACAGAGCCTCGACGCTCACGGACGCCCTCGGGCGGCTAGGCTTGTCGCGCGTGCAAGTTGACGCCTGCGCCCTGCTGCATGATCTCACTGACCTGTTCGTTGTCGTGCCCAGAGGCTTCCCCATAGAGGCATCCGACGAACTGTCCAAGTTAAGCGGCGAGTCGGTCGCCAGTTACGACAACTTCCGCCGCGCCTTTACGTCTTTCATTCAGCGGAAGTGCCGGGGCGATGTGTTCTCCTTCTCGTGGTACCGAcacggctgcttcggaagcattCTGTTCGAAAGAGCAGCGTTTCGTGAACTCTTCGCCGTGCTAGGTCCTCACTGCACCGCCGCACTGCTACTGGGTTACTACATTTTCGAACGCGCCGACAAGGACACTTTTGTCCAGTGGATCGGGCCGCCGGCGTCTGGAGTCAAGGTCAACACTTTGCCAAGCACTGAGCGGTCTGACGCAGCAGCGCCTTCCTCGGCACAGCGAGTTGAAAACCAGACGCTGCAGTTAAGAGGTCAAGCCCCGACGTCTGGTGGCGGCACCGTTGGCCTCGGAACGACGAAGGACGGCGACGGCCAATGTTCAAACGGCGTGAATCCTGTTTCTTCGACTTCGTCAGCCACCGACCACCACGCGGCCGAAAATGAAACTGGCGGTCGGAAGCGACCTGCCGGAGTGTCGTTCTCCCGTCTGAGGGCGCTCAAGGCGAAGAGGGCGCGACGTCACGAGCCGAAAGCCGTCGCGCGCAGCCAGGCCAGAGAAGACGCCTACAGGTTTCACGCGTGGACCATGCTGTACGTATCCGATCGCAGGAGGGTGGAGAGCCGCTTCATGCTCGGGAGCCCCTCGAACCTGGACAGCGCCAAGAAGCTGGCGGACAAGGTATTCGCCACGTGGCCGGACTGCCCCGTCGAAGTCCGCCACCACGCCTGCCTGCTGCGCGCCCTGAGGCAACTCTTGAAGAATCACAGGTCCTGCAGGTACGGCAGACTTCTGACGGAGCACTGTCCGTTGCAAAACGGCGGCGATGCTAGTGAGGATAAAGGCAACGACGACGTCGACGACGGGGATCTCTTGCTGCTGGCTTCTCTGTCCGATCTCGTGAAAGACCACGTGCCAGTGAGTGCCGTCTCCGGATTCACGCATGCGGCCCTGCGGAAGTTGATCCCGGTGGAACTGTTTGGTTCGAAGACGAACTCGAGGAAAGTCATCAGCCGAGCTGCTTCAGTGGCTCGGATGAAGAAGGGCGAGGTGCTCAACACAGCCGCGTTCGCGGCTGAGCTCCGAGCCGACCAGGTCCCGTGGCTGCAGCGAATGGCGAGCACCAAGGGCAACAAGAAACTTCCGTGGCTGCGCGCCATGGTCACGTGGTGCACGAAGCTAGCGGCGGCCATCGTCTCCGTCTGCTTCTACGTCACGGATTCGCGCAAGGGCAAGCGGCAGCTTCTCTTCTACAGGAGGCGCGTGTGGAACGCCATCATCCAG GTCTGGGCGTCTGGCGAAGACATCCTGCAGCATGCCGACGCTTCCAGCGGGCCTCCCAGGATGAAGGGCGTCGGCCGTCTGCTTCCCAAGGACGAAGCCGGAGGCGTCCGGCTTCTGGTCACCGCGCCCGTCGCCAACACCTTGGAGGTGAGGTTTCGCACCCTGAAGGTGTTCCTCGACTCTCTCAAGGTCAACGGTGGTGCTGACAACCTTTACCACCGATGGAAGTCGTTCGTCGCCGAGTGGAAGGGACGGGACAAGCCCAAGGTCTTTTTCGTCAAGGCAGACATCGAGAACTGCTTCCACAGCGTCGATCACGGG GTGGCGCTAGAAGTGGTGGGCCGGGCGTTTGAGCGCACTGAGCGCGAGGCCAGGGTTGTGGCTTGCACTGTGGTCACGCTGAACGCCTACGGTCGGGTGGTCAAGCGCTGGAGGCAGCTGTTCGCCAATGACGTCACAACCATGACGTACGATCGGGAGAACTCGTCCCCTCCGCGCCGCCGCTTCGCTACCAAGGCGAAAATTCTCGTGGCGAAGACGTGTCTCCTGCCGAACACGAAAGAGCTGAAACAGCTGCTGCGGGACTACCTGACGAAGTTCCATTTCCGGTTGCACGGCAAGACTTACAGCCTGAGAAAAGGCGTGCTACAGGGCGGCCACCTATCCGCAGACCTTGCAGACGTCTACATAACTGCGATGCAGAGGCGACACCTGCAAGagttcggcggcgcgagcggagATCTCCTCGTACGCGCCACCGACGACTTCCTCTACGTCACTTCCGACGAGGAACGCGCCCGCCGCTTTCGGGATACGTTCTCGCGTGGTTTTCCGGACTTCGGGCTCTTTTCCAACGCTTCCAAGGTGCAAACGAATATCGAGGATGCGGTGGACGATGACGAATACGACGTCCGCACGCCGGCTCCTATCAGACAAAGAGCTGATTTCTGTGGCTACGTATTCGACATGACTACGCTGGAAGTGTTCCGGGAACCCATGTCTTCGTTTCCGGTCGAGTGGGTGGTAGAGAAACCAGAGCGTCGAGCGGGAGAAGCTCTAAAAAAGTACCTGCAGCCCTGGCACCTCCCCGTCTCTCCCCTGGCGATGGATCCCATGATCAACTCGCGGGAGTGCGTGATTGCTGGCGTCCTGGACTCGTTCGTCGCGCTGGCCAATCGCTTCTTCTGGTCGGTCAACGCGATGCGCTACGTTGACGAAGGCTACGTGACAGAGGTGGTTCTTGGAATCCTGGACAACTTTTTGGTCAGAGCTCTTCGGTGGGCGTCTGGCGAGGGCATTGAGCTTTCGCTTCGCGACGAAGAGTTGCGGTACCTCTTCCTGTTGGTGTTCGCGAGGAAGGCGGACCGCAAAGCCAGTTCAGTGGGGAAGCGTCTCGCAGAAGTGGTTCTCCGTGTTGGTAAGAAACTGGCGCCGATCTGCGATGTGGAACACTTGACTGCATGCGTTGAATTGGCTTTGTCTTGA